A window from Salvia miltiorrhiza cultivar Shanhuang (shh) chromosome 2, IMPLAD_Smil_shh, whole genome shotgun sequence encodes these proteins:
- the LOC131010328 gene encoding ruBisCO large subunit-binding protein subunit beta, chloroplastic-like isoform X2 codes for MTSTFAGLSSVGSLAAPGSRVLDDKIAVSSSRLSSLASISASSLGRRKNVVLRKTRPSQITAAAKDLYFNKDGSAIKRLQVGVNKLADLVGVTLGPKGRNVVLESKYGAPKIVNDGVTVAREVELEDPVENIGAKLVRQAAAKTNDLAGDGTTTSVVLAQGLIAEGVKVVAAGANPVLITRGIEKTTKALVAELKAISKEVEDSELADVAAVSAGNNYEVGNMIAEALSKVGRKGVVTLEEGRSAENNLYVVEGMQFDRGYISPYFVTDSEKMTVEYDNCKLLLVDKKITNARDLINVLEDAIRGGYPVLIIAEDIEQEALGTLVVNKLRGALKVAALKAPGFGERKSQYLDDIATLTGGTVIREEVGLTLDKADKEVLGHAAKVVLTKDSTTIVGDGSTQDAINKRVSQIRNLIEAADQDYEKEKLNERIAKLSGGVAVIQVGAQTETELKEKKLRVEDALNATKAAVEEGIVVGGGCTLLRLASKVDAIKETLDNVEEKVGADIVKRALSYPLKLIAKNAGVNGSVVSEKVLSSDNPKYGYNAATGQYEDLMAAGIIDPTKVVRCCLEHASSVAKTFLMSDCVVVEIKEAEPVVAGNPMDNSGYGY; via the exons ATGACGTCAACTTTTGCTGGCCTGTCCTCAGTCGGTTCATTGGCTGCCCCCGGCAGCAGGGTGCTTGATGATAAAATCGCAGTTTCATCGAGCAGGTTGTCGTCTCTTGCTTCTATATCCGCTAGTTCACTTGGGAGGAGAAAGAATGTGGTCCTCCGCAAAACACGCCCTTCTCAGATAACAGCAGCCGCCAAGGACTTGTACTTCAACAAGGATGGCTCAGCCATCAAGAGACTTCAG GTTGGTGTTAACAAACTTGCGGATCTAGTGGGTGTCACTCTTGGACCCAAGGGAAGGAATGTGGTTCTTGAAAGCAAGTATGGTGCCCCCAAAATTGTCAATGATGGAGTTACTGTGGCTCGAGAG GTTGAGTTGGAAGATCCAGTTGAGAACATAGGAGCTAAATTGGTTAGACAAGCAGCTGCGAAGACAAATGACCTGGCTGGGGATGGGACAACAACATCTGTTGTTCTTGCACAAGGGCTTATTGCCGAAGGTGTTAAG GTAGTTGCAGCTGGAGCAAACCCTGTCCTTATTACTAGAGGAATTGAAAAGACTACCAAAGCATTGGTTGCTGAACTGAAAGCGATCTCAAAAGAG GTTGAAGATAGTGAACTAGCAGATGTTGCTGCTGTAAGTGCAGGAAACAACTATGAAGTAGGGAATATGATAGCTGAGGCTTTGAGCAAAGTTGGTAGGAAAGGTGTGGTTACTCTCGAAGAGGGCCGAAGTGCAGAAAACAATCTTTATGTTGTTGAAGGAATGCAGTTTGACCGTGGCTATATCTCTCCCTACTTTGTAACCGACAGCGAGAAAATGACTGTTGAGTATGACAATTGCAAG TTGTTACTTGTCGACAAGAAAATTACAAATGCAAGAGATCTCATTAATGTCTTGGAAGATGCCATTAGAGGTGGTTATCCTGTGTTGATAATTGCTGAAGATATTGAACAAGAAGCTCTAGGAACTCTCGTTGTGAACAAGCTGAGGGGGGCACTGAAAGTTGCTGCACTTAAAGCTCCTGGATTTGGGGAGAGAAAGAGTCAGTATCTTGATGACATTGCTACTTTGACAGGAG GAACTGTGATCAGGGAGGAAGTTGGGCTAACCTTAGACAAGGCCGATAAGGAGGTTTTGGGACATGCTGCCAAGGTGGTGTTGACTAAGGATTCCACTACGATAGTTGGGGATGGAAGTACTCAGGATGCCATAAACAAACGTGTCTCTCAAATAAGAAACCTCATTGAG GCGGCTGATCAAGATTATGAGaaggaaaaattaaatgaaagaaTTGCAAAGCTATCTGGAGGGGTTGCTGTGATTCAG GTTGGAGCGCAAACTGAAACAGAACTGAAGGAGAAGAAACTTCGAGTAGAAGATGCTCTCAACGCCACTAAG GCTGCTGTTGAGGAAGGAATTGTCGTTGGAGGTGGATGCACGTTATTGAGGCTTGCATCCAAAGTCGATGCTATCAAGGAAACTCTTGATAATGTTGAGGAGAAG GTTGGAGCAGACATAGTGAAAAGAGCTTTGAGTTATCCGTTGAAATTGATAGCCAAGAATGCTGGTGTTAATGGAAGTGTTGTTAGTGAAAAG GTGCTGTCAAGTGATAACCCTAAATACGGATACAATGCCGCAACTGGACAGTATGAAGATCTCATGGCTGCTGGAATTATCGATCCAACTAAG GTGGTGAGGTGTTGCTTAGAGCACGCATCTTCGGTGGCGAAGACATTCTTGATGTCCGACTGCGTGGTGGTGGAGATCAAGGAAGCCGAGCCCGTCGTGGCAGGAAATCCAATGGACAACTCAG GGTATGGTTACTAA
- the LOC131010328 gene encoding ruBisCO large subunit-binding protein subunit beta, chloroplastic-like isoform X1: MTSTFAGLSSVGSLAAPGSRVLDDKIAVSSSRLSSLASISASSLGRRKNVVLRKTRPSQITAAAKDLYFNKDGSAIKRLQVGVNKLADLVGVTLGPKGRNVVLESKYGAPKIVNDGVTVAREVELEDPVENIGAKLVRQAAAKTNDLAGDGTTTSVVLAQGLIAEGVKVVAAGANPVLITRGIEKTTKALVAELKAISKEVEDSELADVAAVSAGNNYEVGNMIAEALSKVGRKGVVTLEEGRSAENNLYVVEGMQFDRGYISPYFVTDSEKMTVEYDNCKLLLVDKKITNARDLINVLEDAIRGGYPVLIIAEDIEQEALGTLVVNKLRGALKVAALKAPGFGERKSQYLDDIATLTGGTVIREEVGLTLDKADKEVLGHAAKVVLTKDSTTIVGDGSTQDAINKRVSQIRNLIEAADQDYEKEKLNERIAKLSGGVAVIQVGAQTETELKEKKLRVEDALNATKAAVEEGIVVGGGCTLLRLASKVDAIKETLDNVEEKVGADIVKRALSYPLKLIAKNAGVNGSVVSEKVLSSDNPKYGYNAATGQYEDLMAAGIIDPTKVVRCCLEHASSVAKTFLMSDCVVVEIKEAEPVVAGNPMDNSGNAGSF, from the exons ATGACGTCAACTTTTGCTGGCCTGTCCTCAGTCGGTTCATTGGCTGCCCCCGGCAGCAGGGTGCTTGATGATAAAATCGCAGTTTCATCGAGCAGGTTGTCGTCTCTTGCTTCTATATCCGCTAGTTCACTTGGGAGGAGAAAGAATGTGGTCCTCCGCAAAACACGCCCTTCTCAGATAACAGCAGCCGCCAAGGACTTGTACTTCAACAAGGATGGCTCAGCCATCAAGAGACTTCAG GTTGGTGTTAACAAACTTGCGGATCTAGTGGGTGTCACTCTTGGACCCAAGGGAAGGAATGTGGTTCTTGAAAGCAAGTATGGTGCCCCCAAAATTGTCAATGATGGAGTTACTGTGGCTCGAGAG GTTGAGTTGGAAGATCCAGTTGAGAACATAGGAGCTAAATTGGTTAGACAAGCAGCTGCGAAGACAAATGACCTGGCTGGGGATGGGACAACAACATCTGTTGTTCTTGCACAAGGGCTTATTGCCGAAGGTGTTAAG GTAGTTGCAGCTGGAGCAAACCCTGTCCTTATTACTAGAGGAATTGAAAAGACTACCAAAGCATTGGTTGCTGAACTGAAAGCGATCTCAAAAGAG GTTGAAGATAGTGAACTAGCAGATGTTGCTGCTGTAAGTGCAGGAAACAACTATGAAGTAGGGAATATGATAGCTGAGGCTTTGAGCAAAGTTGGTAGGAAAGGTGTGGTTACTCTCGAAGAGGGCCGAAGTGCAGAAAACAATCTTTATGTTGTTGAAGGAATGCAGTTTGACCGTGGCTATATCTCTCCCTACTTTGTAACCGACAGCGAGAAAATGACTGTTGAGTATGACAATTGCAAG TTGTTACTTGTCGACAAGAAAATTACAAATGCAAGAGATCTCATTAATGTCTTGGAAGATGCCATTAGAGGTGGTTATCCTGTGTTGATAATTGCTGAAGATATTGAACAAGAAGCTCTAGGAACTCTCGTTGTGAACAAGCTGAGGGGGGCACTGAAAGTTGCTGCACTTAAAGCTCCTGGATTTGGGGAGAGAAAGAGTCAGTATCTTGATGACATTGCTACTTTGACAGGAG GAACTGTGATCAGGGAGGAAGTTGGGCTAACCTTAGACAAGGCCGATAAGGAGGTTTTGGGACATGCTGCCAAGGTGGTGTTGACTAAGGATTCCACTACGATAGTTGGGGATGGAAGTACTCAGGATGCCATAAACAAACGTGTCTCTCAAATAAGAAACCTCATTGAG GCGGCTGATCAAGATTATGAGaaggaaaaattaaatgaaagaaTTGCAAAGCTATCTGGAGGGGTTGCTGTGATTCAG GTTGGAGCGCAAACTGAAACAGAACTGAAGGAGAAGAAACTTCGAGTAGAAGATGCTCTCAACGCCACTAAG GCTGCTGTTGAGGAAGGAATTGTCGTTGGAGGTGGATGCACGTTATTGAGGCTTGCATCCAAAGTCGATGCTATCAAGGAAACTCTTGATAATGTTGAGGAGAAG GTTGGAGCAGACATAGTGAAAAGAGCTTTGAGTTATCCGTTGAAATTGATAGCCAAGAATGCTGGTGTTAATGGAAGTGTTGTTAGTGAAAAG GTGCTGTCAAGTGATAACCCTAAATACGGATACAATGCCGCAACTGGACAGTATGAAGATCTCATGGCTGCTGGAATTATCGATCCAACTAAG GTGGTGAGGTGTTGCTTAGAGCACGCATCTTCGGTGGCGAAGACATTCTTGATGTCCGACTGCGTGGTGGTGGAGATCAAGGAAGCCGAGCCCGTCGTGGCAGGAAATCCAATGGACAACTCAGGTAATGCTGGATCTTTTTGA
- the LOC131010307 gene encoding probable LRR receptor-like serine/threonine-protein kinase At4g36180: MSTASTTLLAVALCAFLTATLTCAGLDSEIEALLSFKQNLHDPRGALGGWDASTTAAPCDWRGIRCSAGSVVELRLPRLQLSGRLTDHLANLAQLQRLSLHSNNLNGSIPRTLSQCSLLRAVYLQDNSLSGDIPPAFFSNLTDLGVLNLSHNLISGEISGDIPPAMRVLDLSSNSFSGRIPANFSAAHQLQLINLSYNRFSGQIPAAIGALQKLQYLWIDANNVYGTIPSALSNCSSLIHISAGDNMLSGVVPATIGSLQKLQVISLPHNHLTGVVSQSLLCNISVLNATIRILNLSFNSLTGIGNNDGKICHSALQVLDLHENQISGTFPDLLMNFSTLRSLDVSGNLISGLLPENVGNLVNLEEFRVGNNSLTGGIPESVTKCGVLRVLDLGKNRFLGSIPDFLGEMRNLTTLIIGGNAITGTVPSSIGNLESLQVLDLSDNELNGTVPVALTSLANLSTLDLSSNRFSNQVLMNIGEMKGLEVLNMSVCGLSGVIPSSIGNLLRLTTLDLSKQNLSGELPFELFGLPRLQVVALEENSFSGDVPEGFSSLSSLQSLNLSGNAFSGEIPASYGFLRLLTALSLSGNRLSGAIPVELSNCTSLEVLELRETGVTGQIPSDFSSLSHLQRLDLGQNSLSGPIPGSISNCSSLEVLLLDSNHISGGLPETLSKLPKLKELDVSSNNLTGVVPESLSIISALQRLNLSANGFEGEIPPALAARFSDPSVYAMNKDLCGEPLGRNCKRVNERKRKKLILFIVVIAVGSLMLLLCCCGYVYSLLRWRKKLRAGVEGVKKRSPSPGSQGARGSEDYGQPKLIMFNNKITYAETVEATRQYDEENVLSRGKYGLLFKATYADGMVLAIRRLPDTSIEESTFRKEAESLGKVKHRNLTVLRGYYAGPPPDMRFLVYDYMPNGNLATLLQEASHQEGHVLNWPMRHLIALGIARGLAFLHSVSIIHGDVKPQNVLFDADFEAHLSDFGLDKVTIATPAEASTSAVPIGTLGYVAPEATLTGKPTKEADVYSFGIVVLEILTGKKPVMFTQDEDIVKWVKRQLQRGQISELLEPGLVELDPESSEWEEFLLGVKVGLLCTMPDPLERPSMNDVVFMLEGCRLGPEIPSSADPTTLPSPS; the protein is encoded by the coding sequence ATGTCTACGGCTAGTACTACACTCCTCGCCGTGGCGCTTTGCGCCTTCCTAACGGCTACCTTAACATGCGCCGGCCTCGACTCCGAGATCGAAGCGTTACTCTCCTTCAAGCAGAATCTCCATGACCCACGTGGCGCATTGGGCGGCTGGGATGCCTCCACGACGGCCGCCCCCTGCGATTGGCGTGGCATTCGATGCTCTGCCGGCAGCGTCGTCGAGCTTCGCCTGCCGCGCCTCCAGCTCAGCGGCCGCCTCACTGACCACCTGGCTAACCTCGCTCAGCTGCAGAGGCTAAGCCTCCACTCCAACAATCTCAACGGCTCCATCCCGCGCACCCTCTCCCAGTGCTCTCTCCTACGCGCCGTCTACTTGCAGGACAACTCGCTCTCCGGCGACATCCCCCCCGCATTTTTCTCCAACCTCACGGATCTCGGGGTTTTGAACCTCTCCCACAATCTCATCTCCGGCGAAATCTCCGGCGACATTCCGCCGGCCATGCGTGTACTCGACCTCTCCTCCAACTCTTTCTCCGGTCGAATTCCGGCGAACTTCTCCGCCGCTCACCAGCTCCAGCTCATCAATTTGTCATACAACCGTTTCTCCGGCCAGATACCGGCGGCCATCGGAGCCCTGCAGAAGCTGCAGTATTTGTGGATCGACGCCAACAACGTCTACGGAACAATTCCATCGGCGCTATCGAACTGCTCGTCTCTCATCCATATCAGTGCCGGCGATAATATGCTGTCCGGGGTGGTTCCGGCGACGATAGGTTCGCTTCAGAAGCTTCAGGTTATCTCGTTGCCCCATAATCACCTAACTGGTGTCGTTTCACAATCATTGCTTTGTAACATTTCAGTATTGAATGCTACAATTCGGATTCTTAACTTGAGTTTTAATTCGCTCACGGGTATTGGAAACAATGATGGCAAAATTTGTCACAGTGCTCTCCAAGTTTTAGATCTTCACGAGAATCAGATTTCTGGCACGTTTCCTGACCTTCTAATGAATTTCTCTACATTAAGGTCCCTGGATGTTTCTGGAAATTTGATCTCCGGATTATTGCCGGAAAATGTTGGGAATCTGGTGAATTTGGAGGAGTTTCGAGTTGGGAACAACTCATTAACTGGCGGAATTCCCGAAAGTGTCACCAAATGTGGGGTTCTTAGAGTACTCGATCTTGGAAAAAATCGGTTTTTGGGTTCAATACCGGATTTTTTGGGGGAAATGAGGAACTTGACGACGTTGATTATTGGTGGGAATGCGATTACTGGTACAGTTCCCTCGAGCATAGGGAATCTTGAATCTTTACAAGTTTTGGACTTGAGTGATAATGAGTTGAATGGGACTGTACCTGTAGCGTTGACGAGTCTTGCCAATTTGAGCACTCTAGATTTGAGCTCTAACAGATTTTCCAATCAGGTGTTGATGAATATTGGGGAAATGAAAGGATTGGAAGTTCTGAATATGAGTGTTTGTGGGCTTTCAGGAGTGATTCCTTCTAGCATTGGGAATCTTTTGAGGCTCACAACTCTCGATTTGAGCAAGCAAAACTTGTCGGGGGAGTTGCCGTTTGAGCTTTTTGGGTTACCAAGGCTGCAAGTTGTGGCTTTGGAAGAGAATTCATTCTCTGGAGATGTGCCTGAAGGTTTTAGTAGCTTGTCTAGTTTGCAGAGTCTTAATCTATCAGGAAATGCTTTCTCTGGTGAGATTCCAGCCAGTTATGGATTTCTTAGATTATTGACTGCTCTTTCACTGTCTGGTAATCGATTGAGTGGTGCCATTCCGGTGGAGTTGAGCAACTGCACTAGCCTTGAAGTCTTAGAACTGAGAGAGACTGGGGTAACTGGCCAAATTCCCTCTGATTTTTCAAGTTTGTCGCATTTACAGAGGCTCGACTTGGGTCAGAATAGTTTAAGTGGCCCAATCCCAGGAAGCATTTCCAACTGCTCCTCTTTGGAAGTTTTGTTGTTGGACTCAAATCATATCTCAGGTGGCCTTCCAGAGACATTATCCAAGTTAccaaaattaaaagaattagacGTCTCCTCAAATAATCTGACTGGTGTTGTTCCGGAAAGTCTTTCCATCATATCTGCTTTACAGCGCTTGAATTTGTCCGCCAATGGTTTTGAGGGTGAGATTCCACCTGCTTTGGCTGCTCGGTTCAGTGATCCTTCGGTGTATGCTATGAACAAGGATTTATGTGGGGAGCCACTGGGAAGGAACTGCAAAAGGGTGAACGAACGCAAGAGGAAGAAGTTgattcttttcattgttgtgaTTGCAGTTGGTAGCTTAATGCTGCTACTATGTTGCTGTGGCTATGTATACAGTCTTCTTAGGTGGCGAAAGAAGCTGAGAGCAGGGGTAGAAGGAGTGAAGAAACGAAGCCCCAGCCCCGGTTCACAAGGGGCTCGTGGAAGTGAAGATTATGGGCAGCCAAAGCTTATTATGTTCAACAACAAGATCACATATGCAGAAACTGTAGAAGCAACCAGACAGTATGATGAGGAGAATGTATTAAGCAGGGGCAAATATGGGCTACTCTTTAAAGCCACTTATGCTGATGGAATGGTGCTTGCTATCCGGCGCCTCCCCGACACATCAATTGAAGAGAGCACATTCCGTAAGGAGGCTGAGTCTCTGGGCAAAGTTAAGCATCGGAATCTGACTGTTCTCCGTGGCTATTATGCTGGGCCGCCTCCTGATATGCGGTTTCTTGTTTACGattacatgcctaatggaaatcTAGCCACTCTGCTTCAAGAGGCATCACACCAAGAAGGGCATGTGCTGAACTGGCCAATGCGACACCTGATTGCACTAGGCATAGCTCGTGGTCTAGCATTCTTGCATTCAGTCTCAATTATACATGGTGATGTGAAACCACAGAATGTGCTCTTTGATGCTGATTTTGAAGCCCATCTCTCAGATTTCGGCTTGGATAAAGTGACGATTGCTACGCCGGCTGAAGCTTCTACATCTGCCGTTCCCATTGGCACTCTGGGCTATGTAGCACCAGAAGCAACATTGACAGGGAAACCAACTAAAGAAGCAGATGTGTACAGCTTCGGGATCGTGGTGCTGGAGATTCTAACTGGTAAGAAGCCTGTGATGTTCACACAGGATGAGGACATCGTGAAATGGGTGAAGAGGCAACTGCAAAGAGGCCAAATTTCTGAACTGCTTGAGCCCGGTTTGGTTGAGCTCGACCCGGAGTCATCAGAGTGGGAAGAGTTCCTGCTGGGCGTCAAAGTTGGATTGCTCTGCACAATGCCTGACCCTCTCGAAAGACCTTCTATgaacgacgtcgttttcatGCTTGAAGGCTGTCGGTTAGGCCCCGAGATTCCCTCCTCCGCTGACCCGACCACTCTGCCTTCGCCGAGCTGA